In the genome of Nasonia vitripennis strain AsymCx chromosome 4 unlocalized genomic scaffold, Nvit_psr_1.1 chr4_random0003, whole genome shotgun sequence, one region contains:
- the LOC116417060 gene encoding uncharacterized protein LOC116417060 isoform X1: MSLRSGESLRTLESPPLKHHHLLASLQMTSTNTLVPSQMIHWLLQLRIGRFGCCVALPHPGQRQRWHPTGCNFKGTIRTRSFTMSDFQPVLKRVTFPLCLQDVARASTEQGQFTKVSPD; the protein is encoded by the exons ATGTCgctgagatctggagagagcttgagAACCTTGGAATCACCACCTCTAAAGCACCATCACCTTCTCGCTTCTCTACAGATGAcctcaacaaacactttagttccatctcaaatgatccacTGGCTCCTGCAGTTGAG AATCGGACGTTTTGGCTGCTGTGTCGCACTTCCACACCCAGGCCAGAGGCaacgatggcatcccacaggttgtaatttcAAAGGCACTATCCgtactcgctcctttactaTGTCggattttcaacctgtccttAAGCGAGTCACGTTTCCCCTCTGCCTGCAAGATGTCGCTCGTGCGAGCACTGAACAAGGTCAGTTCACCAAGGtcagccctgactga
- the LOC116417060 gene encoding uncharacterized protein LOC116417060 isoform X2, which yields MSLRSGESLRTLESPPLKHHHLLASLQMTSTNTLVPSQMIHWLLQIGRFGCCVALPHPGQRQRWHPTGCNFKGTIRTRSFTMSDFQPVLKRVTFPLCLQDVARASTEQGQFTKVSPD from the exons ATGTCgctgagatctggagagagcttgagAACCTTGGAATCACCACCTCTAAAGCACCATCACCTTCTCGCTTCTCTACAGATGAcctcaacaaacactttagttccatctcaaatgatccacTGGCTCCTGCA AATCGGACGTTTTGGCTGCTGTGTCGCACTTCCACACCCAGGCCAGAGGCaacgatggcatcccacaggttgtaatttcAAAGGCACTATCCgtactcgctcctttactaTGTCggattttcaacctgtccttAAGCGAGTCACGTTTCCCCTCTGCCTGCAAGATGTCGCTCGTGCGAGCACTGAACAAGGTCAGTTCACCAAGGtcagccctgactga